From a single Paraburkholderia sp. D15 genomic region:
- a CDS encoding ABC transporter substrate-binding protein has translation MKKTKQWVRTGIAMALMCGAGAAFAQVKIGVTLSTTGPAASLGIPEKNTIALLPKEIGGKTVQYIILDDASDTGKAVQNTRKLIDEDHVDAIIGSTVTPNSLAMLDPAAEGKTPVISLAASAAIISPMDAKRAWAFKPPQNDSLMADAIADYMERHGVKTVGFIGFADAYGDGWNNVFTAAAAAHHLKIVSNERFNRTDASVTGQVLKTMGANPDAVLIAGAGTPSALPAKTLKERGYKGKVYQTHGVANNDFLRVCGKDCEGEFLPAGPILVADQLPESNPVKKSSEAYKNAYEKAYGAGSVATFGGHAWDAGQMLQAAIPVALKTAQPGTEAFRVALRGALENIKELPVSHGIMNTTTTDHNGLDKRARVIVQIVDGKWKLQND, from the coding sequence ATGAAAAAGACCAAGCAATGGGTACGCACCGGCATCGCAATGGCGCTGATGTGCGGCGCGGGCGCGGCGTTCGCGCAGGTAAAGATCGGCGTGACGCTGTCCACCACGGGGCCGGCGGCATCGCTCGGGATTCCTGAGAAGAACACGATCGCGCTGTTGCCGAAGGAGATCGGCGGCAAGACGGTGCAGTACATCATCCTCGACGACGCGTCCGATACCGGCAAGGCCGTGCAGAACACGCGCAAGCTGATCGACGAAGACCACGTCGACGCGATCATCGGCTCGACCGTCACGCCGAATTCGCTCGCCATGCTCGACCCCGCCGCGGAAGGCAAGACGCCGGTGATCTCGCTGGCGGCATCGGCGGCGATCATTTCGCCGATGGACGCGAAGCGCGCATGGGCCTTCAAACCGCCGCAAAACGACAGCCTGATGGCCGACGCGATCGCCGACTACATGGAGCGCCACGGCGTGAAGACGGTCGGCTTCATCGGCTTCGCGGATGCGTACGGCGACGGCTGGAACAACGTGTTCACGGCGGCGGCCGCCGCGCACCATCTGAAGATCGTCTCCAACGAACGCTTTAACCGCACCGACGCGTCCGTGACCGGCCAGGTCCTGAAGACGATGGGCGCGAATCCGGATGCCGTGCTGATCGCCGGCGCGGGCACGCCGTCGGCGCTGCCGGCCAAGACGTTGAAGGAGCGCGGCTACAAGGGCAAGGTCTACCAGACGCACGGCGTTGCGAACAACGACTTCCTGCGCGTATGCGGCAAGGATTGCGAAGGCGAATTCCTGCCGGCCGGTCCGATCCTCGTGGCGGATCAGCTGCCGGAATCGAACCCGGTGAAGAAGTCGTCGGAAGCGTACAAGAACGCGTATGAGAAGGCGTACGGCGCGGGCTCGGTGGCGACCTTCGGCGGTCACGCGTGGGATGCCGGCCAGATGTTGCAGGCGGCGATTCCGGTCGCGTTGAAGACCGCTCAGCCGGGCACCGAAGCGTTCCGCGTGGCATTGCGCGGCGCGCTGGAAAACATCAAGGAGCTGCCGGTGTCGCACGGCATCATGAACACCACGACGACCGACCACAACGGCCTCGACAAGCGCGCACGCGTGATCGTGCAGATCGTCGACGGCAAGTGGAAGCTGCAGAACGACTAA